The genome window ctggtacAGATTTCAGCgacgtttcaggtaagctttgcaacATACGTAAACATAGCCAATGCCCCTCCTCCACCTGGCACAAAACTTTGTCTCAAACCCTTCACTTACCTTGAACCCGGTTGGACACCAGTCCACGAACTGGATGCTGCGCTTACTCTTGATGGTGGCGATAGCGGCGTTGACGTCCTTGGGGACCACGTCCCCACGGTACAACATGCAGCACGCCATGTACTTGCCCTGGCGGGGGTCGCACTTCACCATCTGGTTGGCCGGCTCGAAGCAGGCGTTGGTGATTTCGGGGACCGACAATTGCTCGTGGTAAGCCTTCTCGGCCGAGATCAGGGGCGCGTAGGTGGCGAGCGGGAAATGGATGCGCGGGTAGGGGACCAGGTTGGTTTGGAACTCAGTCAGGTCCACGTTGAGGGCGCCGTCGAAGCGCAGCGAGGCTGTGATGGACGACACGATCTGCGCGATCAGGCGGTTGAGGTTAGTGTAGGTGGGGCGCTCGATGTCCAGGTTCCGCCGACACACGTCGTAAATGGCCTCGTTGTCCACCATGAAGGCGCAGTCGGAGTGCTCCAGGGTGCAGTGGGTGACTAGCACCGCGTTGTAGGGCTCGACCACGGCGGTGGAGATCTGCGGCGCCGGGTAGACGGAAAACTCCAGCTTGGATTTCTTACCGTAGTCGACGGAAAGTCTCTccatgaggagggaggtgaagcccGAGCCGGTGCCGCCACCGAAACTGTGGAAGATGAGGAACCCCTGCAGTCCGGTGCATTGGTCAGCCTTGGATAAAATGGAAATCATGAATAGAATACCGGATGTGACATTAATGATCCACGCCACCAAATTGCCTCTGAGTTTGAGCTCATGAAGATAGGACTGGAATGATCGAGTAACATTGTCTATTCATAGTCTACCCCAACATTTAAATGCTAGTCGGCAGTCTGGACTCGGGGGATTTGGTTGCATTGAGTTGCTGTACATGAAAACTCTTCCCAtccacatttagaaacatagaaacataattcacttctaaactccagtgaatttcTGTTGAAATCACTTTCGAAATTCGGTAAGTTATTCGGCCTCCGTCGTGTTACAGCAAGGGACACCTGCTTTAAATTTGAGTTGGTTTGACAAAAAAGTTATACAGCTATGCTAAGGCGGCATTGGGGGCATT of Amblyraja radiata isolate CabotCenter1 unplaced genomic scaffold, sAmbRad1.1.pri S104, whole genome shotgun sequence contains these proteins:
- the LOC116969106 gene encoding tubulin alpha-1B chain-like; this translates as MPSDKTIGAGDDSFNTFFSETGAGKHVPRAVFVDLEPTVIDEVRTGTYRQLFHPEQLITGKEDAANNYARGHCSVGKEIVDLVLDRIRKVADQCTGLQGFLIFHSFGGGTGSGFTSLLMERLSVDYGKKSKLEFSVYPAPQISTAVVEPYNAVLVTHCTLEHSDCAFMVDNEAIYDVCRRNLDIERPTYTNLNRLIAQIVSSITASLRFDGALNVDLTEFQTNLVPYPRIHFPLATYAPLISAEKAYHEQLSVPEITNACFEPANQMVKCDPRQGKYMACCMLYRGDVVPKDVNAAIATIKSKRSIQFVDWCPTGFKVGINYQPPTVVPGGDLAKVQRALCMLSNTTAIAMAWTRLDLKFDKMYAKRAFVHWYVGEGLEEGEFQDAREDMASLEKDYQEVALDSTDLARAEEEGEE